From a region of the Halanaerobium hydrogeniformans genome:
- a CDS encoding methyltransferase domain-containing protein, translated as MTKIKSKKLNRLELNQEKFNQGAEDFEIWFKNNENLFLTELNALAKMITKPEKCLSVGIGNGLFAEKLDIKKGVEPSQAMADLARARGIEVKAGKAEALPFADRSIEQILLGTILAYVEDKQKAVSEAYRVLKKGGEIIVSILPAESSFALLYRLAFLEGHYRTELSPKYPYPMDFLAGTDWLSTEELIEIMEEVGFKNLEFRQTLTKHPKYVNDEVEKSIPGYKKGDYVVVRGEK; from the coding sequence ATGACAAAGATAAAAAGCAAAAAACTTAACAGATTGGAATTAAATCAAGAAAAATTTAATCAGGGTGCAGAAGATTTTGAGATCTGGTTTAAAAATAATGAAAATTTATTTTTGACTGAACTTAATGCTCTTGCTAAAATGATAACAAAGCCAGAAAAATGTCTTAGTGTTGGAATTGGGAATGGTCTCTTTGCTGAAAAGCTGGATATTAAAAAAGGAGTTGAGCCTTCTCAAGCTATGGCTGATCTTGCAAGGGCCAGAGGAATAGAGGTCAAAGCTGGAAAAGCCGAAGCCCTACCCTTTGCCGACCGGAGTATAGAGCAGATTCTTTTAGGAACAATACTGGCCTATGTAGAAGATAAGCAAAAGGCGGTTTCAGAAGCTTATCGGGTACTTAAAAAGGGTGGTGAGATAATAGTCTCTATTCTACCTGCTGAATCATCTTTTGCTCTGCTCTACAGACTGGCCTTTTTGGAAGGCCATTACAGAACTGAACTTTCACCTAAATATCCCTATCCAATGGATTTTCTGGCAGGAACCGATTGGCTTTCCACCGAAGAACTAATAGAAATCATGGAAGAAGTTGGCTTTAAAAATTTAGAATTCAGGCAAACTTTAACTAAACACCCCAAATATGTTAATGATGAGGTAGAAAAATCAATTCCAGGCTACAAAAAGGGAGATTATGTTGTTGTGAGGGGGGAAAAATAA